Genomic window (Wenzhouxiangella marina):
GGTCAGTAATCCCTTCACCCTGCCGCCGATGATCTATGCCTACCACGAGCTTGGCGAGTGGCTGTTTGGCTCCTGGGTGCGCGCGCATTTCGAGGGCTCGGACGCCACCGATGGTGCTCTGATCGGCTTGATGAACACGGCCCTGGGCACCGTGCTGATTGCCATCCCGATTGCCCTCATCGGCTACTTCGCTTCCCTGGGCATCTCCGAAGTCTGGCACCGCCGCCGCCACCACGCCCGCGCGAAACGCCGCGAAGCCGCCCGCCGCAACCGCGATCGCTGAGTCGGAATTGAAAAAGCGCAACCGCAGATTACTCAGATGGCGCAGATTGGATTGAATGCACGCACGGCATTGAAGTTAATCTGCGAGCATCTGCGAAATCTGTGTTTCAGGCTTCATTGAGCATGACCTCGTCTCATGCGCATTTAAACAAGCTATTGACGCTTTTTTCGAAGTCGGGGGTTAGAAAGGCGCAACCGCAGATTACTCAGATGGCGCAGATAGGATCGAATGAACCCAAGGCATTGAAATGAATCTGCGCGCATCTGCGTAATCTGTGGTTCAATCCTCTTCGAGCATGGCTTCGTCTCATGCGCAATTAAACAAGCTATTGACGCTTTAATCGAAGTCGGGGGTTAGAAAGGCGCAACCGCAGATTACTCAGATGGCGCAGATAGGATCGAATGAACCCAAGGCATTGAAATGAATCTGCGCGCATCTGCGTAATCTGTGGTTCAATCCTCTTCGAGCATGGCTTCGTCTCATGCGCAATTAAACAACCTATTGACGCTTTATTCGAAGTCGGGGGTTAGAAAGGCGCAACCGCAGATTACTCAGATGGCGCAGATAGGATCGAATGAACCCAAGGCATTGAAATGAATCTGCGCGCATCTGCGTAATCTGTGGTTCAAGCCTCGCTGATCATGGCTTGATCTCATTCGTAATCAAGCAATCTCTTGACGCCTTATTCAAAGCGCAGGGCTTCGATCGGTTCCAGGCGGGAGGCGCGGCGGGCCGGGTAGTAGCCGAAGAAGATGGCGATCACACAGGCGATCAGAACCGCGCCGACGAGTGTGCTCGGGCCGATCAGGATCGGGAATTCACCCAGGTGCGAGGCCAGATGCGCGCCCCCGACGCCGAGCAGCATGCCGAGCACGCCACCGAGCAGGCCCAGCACCGTCGCCTCGACCAGGAACTGGGTCAGCACGTCGCGCTGCCGCGCACCGATGGCCAGGCGCAGGCCGATCTCGCGCGTGCGCTCGGTCACCGAGACCAGCATGATGTTCATGATGCCGATGCCGCCGACGATCAGTGAGGTGGCGGAGAAGGCGGCCAGCAGGAAGCCCAGCAGGGCCTCGGTTTCGTTGCGGGCGCGGATGAACTCGGCGAAGTTGATGACCGCGAAATCGTCTTCGGCGCCGGGCTGCAGGTCGCGACGGATGCGCAGCTGCTCTTCGAGCACCTGCTGGGCCTCGAGCACGTCCAGGTCGTCCCAGATCTTGATGTACAGGCGTCCGGCATCGTCCGGCACCGTCGTCGAGCCTCGTGAAATCCCGCGCCGCATCGTCGTGATCGGGACCCAGACCACGTCATCCTGATCCTGACCCCAGCTCGAGGCGCCCTTTTCCTCCAGCACGCCGATCACCGTCACCGGCGTGCGCCCGACGCGGATGCGCGAGCCGATCGGGTCCGCGCCGCCGAACAGTTCATTGGCCACGGTCTGGCCGATGACGGCCACCTTGGCCGCGCTGCGGACTTCGCCGGACTCGAACATGCGCCCGCTGGTCATCGACCAGTCCTGGATCACGGGGTAGTCGGCATCGATGCCTTGCGCCGTGCTTGACCAGTTGCGGCCGTCGGCGACCAGGGTGACATTGGACTGGATCAGGCCGGAGGCGGCCTCGACCCAGTCGCTGTTCTCCCGGATGGCCTGGACGTCCCGGTCCGTCAGCGGTCGGGCGCTGCCGGCGCCGCGCGAGCGACCACCGAAGAAGCTCGCGCCCGGTCGAACCTGCAGCGTATGCGTTCCGAAGGCGGCGATCTGCTGCTTGAGCTGTTCACCCGCCCCTTGCGAAATCGACACCGACACGATCGCCGCGCCGATGCCGATGACGATGCCGAGCATGGTCAGCAGGCTGCGCACCGCGTTCGTGCGGATGGCGCGCACGGCGATGCGCAGGCTGGCGTTCAGATTGACGCCGCCGGTCTCCAGGTCCAGGGTCTCGCGAGTCGTGTTCATGCTGTCGCTCCCGCCGCCGAATCCTCGATGATCTCGCCATCCCGGAAGCGAATGATGCGCCGGGCGTGGGCGGCGATGTCCTCTTCGTGCGTGACCAGGACGACGGTCACCCCTTCTTCGTTCAGCTCGCCGAGCAGGCGCATGATGTCCTCCGCCGTGGCCGTGTCCAGGGCGCCTGTGGGCTCGTCGGCCAGGATCATCTGCGGTCGGTTGACCAGGGCGCGGGCGATGGCCACGCGCTGCTGCTGTCCGCCCGAGAGCTGGGCCGGCGTGTGGTCCATGCGCTCGCCCAGGCCGACGCGCTGCAGGGCCTCGCGGGCCCGCCGATCCTTTTCTTCAGGCGCCATGCGCGTGTACATCAGCGGCAGACGTGCATTGTCCACGGCACTGGTCTTGGGCAGCAGCATGAACTGCTGGAAGACGAAGCCCAGGATGCGATTGCGCAGGGCGGCCAGCTGGTCGGAGTTCAGCTCGGCGATGCTGCGTCCCGCGATCGACAGTTCGCCGCGGCTCGGCTTGTCGAGGGCGCCGACCAGGTTCATGAAGGTCGACTTGCCCGAGCCCGAGGGGCCCATGATGGCGACGAACTCTCCGCGGCGGATATCGCAGTCGACGGACTTGAGCGCATGCACCGTGGTGTCGCCCATCTGGTAGTCCTTGCCCAGGCCCCGGGCGCGGACCAGCACCTCGCCGACGGTACTCTCGTTCATGACTCGTCGCGCGTCCGAGGCAGGCGGGTGACGACCTCGTCGCCCTCGCTCAGATCGCCAGCGGCCAGTTCCGTGTAGCGGTCATCGGCGATCCCCAGGCGAACCCGGCGCGGCTGCAGCAGGCCATCCTCGCGCAGCGAGTACAGGGTGGCCGGGCGCGTGCTTTCGCGCTCGCGCTGCAGGGCCTCGAAGGCGGCCATTTCCTCGTCGTTCAGATGGCGCAGCATGACTTCGCGCGTGGCCTCGCCGATGCGCGCGCGGATGGTCTCGCGGTCCGCGCCGGACATGAACAGGCCGCGCAGCTGTCCGAAGGCCTCGCGCATCTCGTTCTGGATGGTTTCCAGTCGCGCCTCGTCCACGCCCATCTCGCGCAGGCTTTCGGCCAGCTGGGCGCCGGGATCGGGTCGCGCAGCGCCTTCGCCGGGACCGGCGTCGGCGGCGATCAGTTCCTCCGGTGCGCGGAATCGAACGGCGGCGTTGGCCACCCGGAGCACGTTCTCGCGCACGCCGGTGACGATGTCGATGCTGGCCGTCATCCCCGGCAGCAGGCGCTGACCCGGATTGCTGGCGTTGATGACCACCGTGTAGGTCACGACGTTCTGCTCTTCCAGCGGGGCCAGACGCACCTGGGTCACCTGGCCGGCGAACTCCCGATCCGGGAAGGCGTCGACGGTGAAGCTGGCCTCGGCGCCTTCGCGCACGCTGCCGATGTCGGCTTCGTCGACGCTGGCTTCGATCTGGATCTCGGACAGGTCCTGGGCGATGGAAAACAGCAGTGGCGCCTGCAGGCTGGCGGCCACGGTCTGGCCCAGGTCTACGGCGCGCTCGATGACCACGCCGTCGATTGGCGAGCGGATCTCCGTGCGCTCCAGGTCGATGCGCGCCGAGTCGAGAGCCGCTTCGCGCTGCAGGACGGTGGCCTCGGCATTGGTCTTCTGGGCCCGGGCGATGTCAAGGTCCGCCTGAGCGGAGAGGAAGGTGGCTTCGGCCTGATCCAGATCCGACGCCGAGATCAGACCACGCTCGACCAGGGACTGCTGGCGACGATACTCGCGCTCGGCATTGCCCAGGGCCACCTCGGCCTTGCGGATGCCGGCGTCCTGGATGGAGACGTTGGCGCGGGCCACGGCCAGGTTGGCCTCGGCTTCCTGCACGCGCCGCTCGAAGGTCTGGGGATCGATCCGCGCCAGCAGGTCGCCGGCCTGGACCGGTGTGTTGAAGTCGGCGAGCAACTGGTCGATCTGGCCCGACAGCTGCGAGCCGACCTCGACCGTGTTCAGCGCCCGTACCGAGCCCACCGCCGAGACGATGCGGGTGATGTCACCGCGCTCGACCGCGGTCACTTCGATCTGCGGTGCCTCCGACGATTCCTCGCCGGGCCAGAACCACCAGACCGCTACGGCGACCGCGAGGACAAGCCCCAACTTGATGACAGTGCGTTTCATAAGGCCCCACTTGGACAGCCGGAATCAGAACACTCATTCTAGTCAGTGGCGGTCACGGCGTATGTCACGAAATGTCACTCGCGCTGCCCGAGCGGACCTATCGATCATCGGCTATCTGATTCTTCCTTGCCGAGGTAGATCTCGAGCATCCCGTCCCTGCTTCGATGCGCGATGAGGGGCCGATCGTCGATGCTGACGTCCGCGACTCGGGCCGTCAGGAAAACGTGCTCCAACTCGGTGTGCAGACGACCTTCTTCGGTTGCGGGTCTCAGTGCGACGGCAAGGGTGATGAGCGCGGCAACGCTGGCCACGATGGCGACTGGAACCAGCCGCCTGCCCCCTTGTCTCCAGCTGTGTTCGCCCTTTTCCAGACGGCGTCGCAGTCGCTCCAGCCCACCTTCCGGCGGATCGAGTTCCGTGAAGTAGCGCTCAATCATCGAAAGTCTCCTTGAGAAGTGCGTGCATCCGTTGGGTGGCGGCATGCTTGCGCGACGCCAGTGTGCCAGGAGCGATGCCGAGCGCGCGGGCCTGCTCCTCTCGGTCGAGTCTGGAGTACAGAGCGAGCAGCAGGACCTCGCGATGCTTGCGAGACAGCTTCCCGAGCGCACGCCGGATCATCCGTTCCCGCTCCAGCTCCGCCAGCGCTCGATCGGGCGTCGGCTCCTCGCTGGCAGCCTGATCGTAGGGCAGCCACTGGAGCAGGCGCTGCCGCCGCCAGCGATTCCGGGCAAGGTTGATCACCGTGGTCCAGACCAGGGCCTCGAAGCCATCCGGGTCCAGTGATTCCCGCTTGCGCCAGAGTCGCTCGAAGGCATCATGGATCAGGTCCTGGGCGCCTTGCGCGTCCCAGACCCAGCGATACAGATAGTTGAACAGGGCGCGTTCGAGCGATCGGTAGCTTCGCTCGAAGGCCTCGACGGACAGGGCCACTCCCGATTCAGTCCGTCGCTTCCATCAGATCAGCCTGGAGCAGCAGGACTTGATAGGCAGGCTGGCCATCGTCTGCCTGGTCATAGCTTCGACCGACCACCACCGGCTGACCATCGGCCAGCAGGCGGTGGATGCGGTATCTGGGCGCCATCCGGTCCTCGTAGACCGGCCTCGCCGTCATTTCCAGTTCGGCTTCCAGGCCGTCCGCGGTCGGCCGCATGCTCCGAATACTGACTCGGCTTCCGGCGCCGGAGTTGATGGTCGTCGAGCGGGGCTCGTGCCCATAGTGATAGCTCTCGATGTAGTCGCCGATCCGGATCGCGTAGCCGGGGAACTCGTCTTGCAGGGAGGGCAGGATGGCCTGAATCGGCGTCGGGAGCGCGCTCGTCTGCTCGCCAGGCTCCATCGTCAGGAGCCAGTAGCGGACCCGATAGGTGGCACCGTCCAGGGTCTCGCTCGCTGGCGAGGCGGATCGGAGTGCCGCCAGGATGTCGGCGATCTCCTGCTGGAGCCGCGCCGGCCCGTTGACCGCCAGCTGATCGTTCTCCAGCAGGCTAACCCGCCCGGTCAGGGCGAGGTCCTCGCGCTCCAGCAGTGCATTCAACTTCGCCTCCAGGTTCCGCTGCTCGAGGCCACTGACATCGTGCACCTGCAGCTGGGCTTCATCGGCGGGATCGGACTGGCAGCCGACCAGGGCCAGGCACAGCAGGGCGGCCATCAGGCTTCGCT
Coding sequences:
- a CDS encoding DUF2062 domain-containing protein, coding for MFKKFLINHRRQMATGEGPAGTSQRVRQWLHRSGCLTFKREPIARGIGIGLLVGLTPTVGFQTGMMLAGCLLIRGNFPAAFAISWVSNPFTLPPMIYAYHELGEWLFGSWVRAHFEGSDATDGALIGLMNTALGTVLIAIPIALIGYFASLGISEVWHRRRHHARAKRREAARRNRDR
- a CDS encoding ABC transporter permease, with product MNTTRETLDLETGGVNLNASLRIAVRAIRTNAVRSLLTMLGIVIGIGAAIVSVSISQGAGEQLKQQIAAFGTHTLQVRPGASFFGGRSRGAGSARPLTDRDVQAIRENSDWVEAASGLIQSNVTLVADGRNWSSTAQGIDADYPVIQDWSMTSGRMFESGEVRSAAKVAVIGQTVANELFGGADPIGSRIRVGRTPVTVIGVLEEKGASSWGQDQDDVVWVPITTMRRGISRGSTTVPDDAGRLYIKIWDDLDVLEAQQVLEEQLRIRRDLQPGAEDDFAVINFAEFIRARNETEALLGFLLAAFSATSLIVGGIGIMNIMLVSVTERTREIGLRLAIGARQRDVLTQFLVEATVLGLLGGVLGMLLGVGGAHLASHLGEFPILIGPSTLVGAVLIACVIAIFFGYYPARRASRLEPIEALRFE
- a CDS encoding ABC transporter ATP-binding protein, whose protein sequence is MNESTVGEVLVRARGLGKDYQMGDTTVHALKSVDCDIRRGEFVAIMGPSGSGKSTFMNLVGALDKPSRGELSIAGRSIAELNSDQLAALRNRILGFVFQQFMLLPKTSAVDNARLPLMYTRMAPEEKDRRAREALQRVGLGERMDHTPAQLSGGQQQRVAIARALVNRPQMILADEPTGALDTATAEDIMRLLGELNEEGVTVVLVTHEEDIAAHARRIIRFRDGEIIEDSAAGATA
- a CDS encoding efflux RND transporter periplasmic adaptor subunit, producing MKRTVIKLGLVLAVAVAVWWFWPGEESSEAPQIEVTAVERGDITRIVSAVGSVRALNTVEVGSQLSGQIDQLLADFNTPVQAGDLLARIDPQTFERRVQEAEANLAVARANVSIQDAGIRKAEVALGNAEREYRRQQSLVERGLISASDLDQAEATFLSAQADLDIARAQKTNAEATVLQREAALDSARIDLERTEIRSPIDGVVIERAVDLGQTVAASLQAPLLFSIAQDLSEIQIEASVDEADIGSVREGAEASFTVDAFPDREFAGQVTQVRLAPLEEQNVVTYTVVINASNPGQRLLPGMTASIDIVTGVRENVLRVANAAVRFRAPEELIAADAGPGEGAARPDPGAQLAESLREMGVDEARLETIQNEMREAFGQLRGLFMSGADRETIRARIGEATREVMLRHLNDEEMAAFEALQRERESTRPATLYSLREDGLLQPRRVRLGIADDRYTELAAGDLSEGDEVVTRLPRTRDES
- a CDS encoding RNA polymerase sigma factor; translated protein: MALSVEAFERSYRSLERALFNYLYRWVWDAQGAQDLIHDAFERLWRKRESLDPDGFEALVWTTVINLARNRWRRQRLLQWLPYDQAASEEPTPDRALAELERERMIRRALGKLSRKHREVLLLALYSRLDREEQARALGIAPGTLASRKHAATQRMHALLKETFDD